DNA from Balaenoptera ricei isolate mBalRic1 chromosome 6, mBalRic1.hap2, whole genome shotgun sequence:
AATCAGTCTTCGAGAACTTCCTTTCTAGCCTAACAAGTCCCAGGAAGCTCAGAATACCAGACACCAGGTCTGGGAAGGCCCTCAGGGGAATCCTGGCCCACTTATTTCTGTGGCGGCCAGTGGACTGTTACAGTCACGGCCCCCACGAATCGTGCCTCTTGGAATCCATATCCTTGTATAGGCCTCTCCCATATTAGCTCTTACCTTGGCCATGTGACCTGCTTTGGCCAGTGGAACAAGAGTGACGTGATGCAAGCAGAGGCTTGGTGACCTCTGGCGCATTGGGACTTGCCCTCTTGGAGAGTATTTGCGGCCATGAAAACCTTGGCTCTTCTGCTGGAGGCCACATGAAGGAGAACGTGGCACCCGGACCAGCAGCCCCAGCTAAGTGTCAGATTTGACGGAGGCCCCTTGGACCACACAGGCCCAGTCGAGTCACCAGCTGCATGAGTGACCCAGCAGAATTGAGCCAGCCAAGTTGCAGATCTTGAACAATAAAATGGTGATGGTCTTAAGGCACTAGGTTTGGGACTggcttgttacacagcagtaggtaACTGATGCCAGCCCCCTTGTTGATGAAAGGGGAAACTGAGAGTGGAGGATGACCACCCCAGTGCATACAGCAAATACACAGCAGCCCCAGCGTGGACTCCCATATCTCCTGAACCCGTAGGGCTTCTGCTGCATCGCCTGTGAGACTGATTCTCGTGCAGCCTGAGGTGGGTGTGGAGGGTAAGATCTCTCTCGTAGTGTCGTCTTTGGCCCAATTTGTGGTTCAcatcaagtgctcagtaaacagtgGTTTCGATTACAATATAAATGGCTCCCAGGGCGTGTATGCAAATGGGACAGGACACGTGAAGAAGGATCATCTGTCCACCAAGTGTTTCCtgtgtgcctactgtgtgccaagcactgcacCAGGTGCTGCACAGGCAGCGGTGGAGGCTCTGGAGCCCCCTTGCACCCCATCTGCTAGCGAGAGCTGactgtgcatctcttcccaactccttGTTCCGTACCATCACGATGGTGGCTGGCAAGTGGCCACAGGagagagtatttacaccatggaaatcagcacATGCCACAAACCAGGGGAGCTTGTGGCTTGGGAGACTGAGCCAGACAATGTGTCTCGAGGACTTGGCTCCGCGGTGTTTGGAACACTAGGCCCTGACTTCTAGAAGCCTCTATTCTAAGACACAGACAGTGAATGGCTCCTCTCAGAGGTTTTGAAGCCAAAACTGTCACTTCTACTTTGAGACCATTTGTCTTTTTTACTGGCATCTTCAGGATCCAGGAGTCCCACATCCTCCATGGGAAGGACAGTTTCTCGATGGCGGCGCCCTTGCTCCTCTCCATCCTTCTCCCTTCATCCTTGATGCCCAGACGTGGTCTGGCACCGCCTAGGAGCTCAAATAGTCCTGGAAGTGCATGAACGAACCTCTAATCTAGAGGGCGGCAGCTGACACATTTcggggaaacaggcccagagaggggaagagttCTTTCCTAGGGACTTTGAGCGCATGCCAGGGTGGCTGGGGTGTGGTGCACAGAGTAAGACGTTGTGCCTCTGATCCAGGGGCCGCACTGTCTGTGAACTCCCTTCCAGAGGAGAGGCCAAAGTGAAAGGCCAGCCCTGCCCGGGACAGCTGCGGCTTGTCTGAGGACTCCTCTGGGCAGTGGGAGGAGGCAGCCTGCAGTTTGGGTGATGGGATGCAGGGTGGTTCAGAACCTGGGCCTGCCCATCAGGCAGACCTGGCTTCAAATCGTTGCTCTGTCACACACTAGCCAGCTGACTTGGCAAACGGTGGGACACACAGAGCCTTACTGTCCTCAGCTATAAACTGGGTGCATTAAGAACTGCCTCCCAGAGCTACGTGTCTAAGACCTATTGCAGTGGTCCTCACTCTCAGAGCATGTTTGTAAAGATGCAGCACcctacccccagagattctgacgtAATTGGTATGGGTTGGGGCTCAGGCATCAGTATCTTTGTTAATTCTTGAGGTGAGTCACatgcagccagggttgaaaaCCACCTATCCAGTGGAAAAACATGAGTCCTGGGATggcatcctggctctgccacaccCCAGTTGGGTGGGTGATCGGGGGACTCCTCCATCGCCTATGCCAGTTCAAGTCAAGTGAGATAGCGCTATGTGGAAACATCTTGCTTAGTGCCACATAACAAGAGTTGCCCAGGctgaaatactgtatgttatcacttatatgtggaatctaaaaaatgcaacaaactagGGAATATGACAAGAAAGAAGCagaatcacagatatagagaacaaactagtggttaccagtgggaagaggagagagtcaatataggggtaggagattaagagggacaaactattaggtataaaataagctacaaggatatattgtacatctggggaatatagacaatattttataataactataaatggagtataacctttaaatgttgtgaatcactatattgtatacctgtaatttatatgatattgtacagcaacttacttcaataaaaacatgaaagaaagaaagaaagagaaagaaaaaggaagaaagaaagaaagaaggaaaatagacttaaaaaaaaaaaaaaaaaaaaaaaagaactgcctcCCAGGCTGTAGTGGAGATAAGATGAGTGACTAAGGATGGAGCACCTCCCAGGATGCTCAGAGAGATACCGGGGCATCACTGGTCCACCCCTCAGCTCAGGGAGGAGGCAGGTGGCTCCTGCAGCTTCCCATGGTTCCCCTCACAGCATTCATGCCTGCACCGCCCAGCTCCTCATCCACACGGCAGGTCTGTCCTGTCATCTCTGCCATCTCATGGGACCCCGCACTGGCTCCTAGGCACATCGCCATCAGAAAAGCATCCACATGTACACCAAAGATCTGCACAAGGCTGTTCCTAGCAGCACCATTCCTAACACCCCAGACCTGGAAACACCCCAAAGTCCAGCAAGAGTTGGatggaaggacttccctggtggcacagtggttaagactccacgctcccaatgcagggggcacgggtttgacccctggtcggggaagatcccacaggccgtgtggtgcggccaaaaaaaaaaaagagtcgagTTGAATGGAAAAGAAACCAATAAACATGGTGTGTTCACACCGTGGAACACTACACAGGGAGAGTAGACGAATTACAACTAGAGGCCGTAGCATGGATCTCACAAACACAATGCCGGGAAAGGAGCCACGCCCCAAAAGTACGTACTGTAGCATTCGGCTTATAGAAAGTACACAGATCAGACTAACCTAATGTATGGTGCTAGCAGATGGGATGGTGGTCACCCTGGGGTGACGAGATGGGGTGTCAGGAGCTTCTGGGGCTCTGGTTCTCGATCTGGGGGCTGCTAACACAGGTGTGTTTAGTTTGTGAAACTTCATCAAGCTATACACATTCGATTTCTGGATTTTCCTGTATGAgggttatattttaatttttttcaaaggcaaaaccaaaccaaacgacAAAGGCACCTTTCAAGATCCCCTCTGTAGTCACCAAGGGTGGCCCTCCAAGTTTTGGGAGGCCAGgcccctcacccccagcacctcacctctccctctctcttgcgCATTTCATCctgtgctgttccttctgcccggAAAACCCCACCCCAGCTAACTCCCTCACATTTTATAGTTCCTCACCCAGACACTTCTTCCAGAACACTCTCCCTGAGGTGAGAGGATCCTGTAGTCAGATAGGCCTGGGTTTCAGGGACTTGGCTTCTCAAGCCTAACTGCTCATCCATGAAATGCCATCTAACCAGGGAGGGGCCATGCACCCAGACGGGATGGCAGAACTATTCTGGGAAACTCACAGCCCACTCCTCACACCTCCTGCCTCTCAGCGGCTAATAATGGCAGTGCCTGAGGTAGCTGAGGGCAGGTGACAGGGAAATGGGGCCAGCTGACCCACACGAGCCCAGGCTGGGCCGGGTGGGAAGCTGAGCAGAGTTGAGGGGTCCTGGGGGCCCTCCTGGCTCGCTGGTGGGTTCTGAGTCACCATCATCCCCCCAGTCCTTTCAGCCCCACCCATGGTACTGACTCCAGCTGCCTGGCTGGCTCACAGAGTCAGCGGAATCCTCCGCTGTGTTCTCACTTCTCCTCATAAACACTTAGGCTATTTATCAGGCACTTGTTCTAGCATCGGCCTGGGCCAGTCTCCAATACATAACAGGCCCTGTCTTCATGCTGCCCAggtcttctccagttgtggctgCAACGACTTATATCAGAGCCCCAGGGGACATAAGAATGTAGACTCCACGGCTGCAACCCAAGCTCTACTGGATCAATCCAGGGCCCATTTTCTACAAGCTGATCTTGGCACTGCATGAATTCAGAGAACCATTGTTTACTGTGAGAGacagacaaggagccaattacaGTCCAGTGTGGTCAGTGCTGGGGTAGGAGAGGGGATGCAACTGGGATGCAACTGTGGGAGCCCAgtggaggcctctctcctggccaTGGAAACCTCTAAGTGAGGACAGACACCTGAGCCAGACTTGGCCAGGCTGATGGGGGCAGAAGAGGTGATGCATTCCAGGCAGCTGGAACAGCATGTGAAAAGGCTCAACGACAGGAGGAGCCGGGCACTTTACCTGGACTGTAATAAGCACTGCAATCTAGCCGGAGAGACagtgagggtgggagagggagaggtgggTGGTAAGGTGTGGCTATTTATGCAAGGCCTGTAGGACAATGAGAGGAATgttttgggaaaactgaggtATAGGTGGAAAACCGGCCTCTTGTTTAAAATGCCCCCAAGATGCCTCATTAAGCAGCATAAATGAGATTGAATCAATAAATCTGTGTTAATTGAATGAAATGAGGGACGGagtcttttaatttcaattacGCTTCCACTGGACATCAGTTAAGCTTCCATAAAGCATTTAGCGGGCCGACCGTGCGGCCCGCCCCGGGAGttccttcccccatcccaccccctacCTTTAATGGAAAGGTCGTCAGTTTTGTGTGACTTGCCCTGTTGCCAGTCAGTAAAGGGCAAAGGAAAATAAgtcctctctgggtctctggcctcagtttactcataaCTAAAAGTAGGTGAGTTCAGACTCCATAGTGCCGAGGTTGCCTCCCCGCTTCGAGCCTGCGCTCTGACGGGCGCTCAAGTCCTGCCGACCCCAGGCTGGCTCCGGGTACCGAGGAAGCCTTCACTCGGAGCAGGTCCCCACCAAACCAAAGCTCCCACCAAAGCTCAACACGCCCCCCAAGCTAGCGGGTGATTGGCCCGCCCTGCCCACACCGCGAGCCGGCCTCACCTTCTGATTGGCTgttctactctttgttgtgtgcCGAAACCCTCCTTTTCTCTGATTGGTTAGCCACCTACCTGCGCTCGTCCCGGATTGGGCGCCGTCTTAGCCGGCTCGCAGGCTCCTAGGGGCCCTGCTTCCTGATTCGCCGCTCGGGCCTGCCCCACGGCCTGCACGGTGAATGGCTGCGCCGCTACCTGTATCGGCCTCCGATTGGGTGCGCGGCACCTCCCCCGGCGTGATAGGTCAGGACCACCGCCCCCCTGGCTCCCCATTGGCTGCTCGGCGAAGCCCGGTCTCCGGGTAAGATGGCAGCGGACGGACAGTGCTCGCTCCCCGCTTCATGGCGGCCGGTGACCCTCACCCACGTCGAATATCCTGCAGGTAAAAGACAACCCCGGCTCCGAGGACGCCTTCCCGGGGCCGGCCTGTCAGTGCCGGGCGCTTCGGCCGGCGCAAGCCCGCAGAGGGGGCGCCGGGGGACCGGGGTGGGAACTGTCAAATAGTGAGCCACGGAGGGTTCGGCCGGCGCGCGCGCCGCGCAGGCGCAGTGGTGTGGCGATGAGCTGGGCGAAATTGTGAGCCGCTCGCTCGCGCACTCTGCGGCTGCGCGGCCGGGGTGCTCCACTGGGTCCCGGGGCTCCGGTGGGCTGTAATGGGGTGGTGGTCTGCGTGAGGCGGGAACGGATCACTGGCCTGGACCTGGGCCCTTTTTCCCCGCCCTTCCCGGAGCCGGAGAGACTGAACTCTCTCCTCGGCGTGTAGGGAGTGCCTTTTTCCTTCAAACAGTGCTTTTGGGCTGCCTGGAAGAAAGAGCTCCCCATTGCTGGGAGTGTGCAAGTCGAGGCCGGGCAGCTCTTCGTTGTTTGAGTACTTCTGATGCCACGCCCTGGGTAGGGCACTGCTCTACAACTCAGGGGACCCGGTGAGGGGTCAGGCAGCCTCTGGGATGTTGACTTCTGGAGCTTCCCATCAGACACAGCTCCAGAAGCTCAGCGTTTTCCATCTGTGAGGTCCTTTAGTGACCGTTCTGGAGGCGGTTTAGTAGAGTGGTGCAGAGCTTGGACCTTGGGGTCAGAGTTCAGGCCGAGGCCTTGTGcgagtgacttcacctctctgtgcctctctaAAGTGGAACTAATTACAGTGCTTCCCTTCTAGTGGTGATGTGAGAATCAGAAATAGGAGATGTGAGAAAGGCTgagtgcagtgcctggcatacagtaaacaTTCAGGAAATAACTGCAGTTAACATGATCCCACCTTCCCAGGACCCTCTCAAGCCCACACTGCCATCTATGTGTAGGATGGTTGGGTGTTGGGTGAGGCTGGGGGCCCCCTCATTGAGCCCTGGTTGCCCCAGGAAAGGCCTATTCATGCAGAGACATGAGAACCTGGCCCTGCCGAGGGCCCCAGGCCTGGATGCCAGGAAACTTTGACCCTAGGTGTTCTGGGTTATACTGGGGGTGGGGCGGCCCTGCAGCTGTTGGGCCCTACTGTCTGCCTGCCTGCCCGCCATTCACCCATCATTCATTCAGCTGGTATCCACTGAGCACCTCCTgaatgccaggccctgggcttgcTCTGCATTTTGAACGGTGAACAAACCAATATGTCCCTGAACTCccgaactgtgaaaaaaaaaccccactttacAGGACGGAAACCAAGGCCTGGAATGGGGAAGGGACCTGCTTAAGGCCTCAGCACCTTCATGATTTCCCCTCCCTGGCCTGGGAGTACTTCTCTGGGTGCTCACGGCGAGAAGAAGGAACCTGGCAGATGTGAGCAGCATGATTCAGGCTGTGATGAGGGACCCTTTGCAGGGACTGTGGGTGCCTGGAGGAGAGACCTGGCTGAACTTGGGGGTCTCTCTCAAGGTCTAGTCCCCCTGCTAACTCTTCTGTGACCCCCTGCACTTCTCCTTCGCGCCCCTCATCACACTGACCCTGCTTCCTTCATCCATTCTCCATTCATTTAACATCATTTTAGAGCCCAGTTaagtgccaggcgctgtgctgggcttggggggtTGAGTGGGGTGTAGAGACCCCATCCCTGCACTCATGGCACCTACCTtctagagggagagacagacgCAGGCCAGATAGTTCCACTAATGAGTGGTGTCATGAACGATGCCCTGGTTACAGATTCTGCGAGCTCTGCAATGGCaggagtgtgatttttttttttttccactgtggtGGGTACTTAATTTATGTTGAGTTAACCCAGACAGCATCCCAGGTGGGGGAAACAGTGTGTGCAAAGGTCCAGAAGTAGGACAGAACATGGTGCGTTCAGGGAACTAGAATTTGGTTCCTGGAACTGGAGCAGAAGGTGGGAGGGAAGCAGGGCCAGGACTGCAGGGCTGGATGAGCTGGATTGAGGTGGGACTTATCCTAGGGGCTGAGAGAGCCACCGGGGGGCTTAGACCGGAGAATGGTGAGGCCAGAGTTGCTGACAGCATCTGCAGGAAGGCCCAAAGGTAGTGCTTGCTGTGAGACAGGCCATGGAGATGGCCAAAGGTTTGGGGGCCATTTCCTGTCCTCCTGATGACCCAGTGTCCTGGGCATCAGCTGGACAGCTGAGAGACCCAGAATCTCAGGGCTGGAGGGGGCCAGGCCACTGTGTGGATGAGGAGACAGAACCCCAGAAAAAGGAAGGGCCTCACCCAGTGTCATCCAGGGGGCCTATGGCAGTACTAGCATTTGGACCTATGTTGCTGGCCTGTTCTCCCAGGCTAGTTCAAAGCCAGCCCTATCCTGGGTAGGTGTGGGGGAGGCCAGGTGTGTGCCCATCCCTTCAGCCTGGAATCTGGGCTCGGCCCTGGGTGGGTACCTTCCTGCTGCCTGTGTGAGGCCAGGCTGGTGGTGGGGCCATTTCCCACACTGAGTTCTCCAAACGTGGAAGTGTCCTGGGTGCCAGGGACCGAGCTGGGCGTCTCACAGGCCTGGTCACATCAGAGCTCCCATGGCTGTAGGAGGCGGCTACTGATATCCCCATTTCACGGGTGagagagctgaggctcagggaggtgaagtcCTTGGCCTGAGGTCATGTAGCCAGCGAGTGCTGGCACGGGAACTAAACCACACTCTCTGACCCCAGAGCTGCTACATAGCTGCCCTGTCTCAAATGGTGAGGGTGGCCTTTGGACTCGGTGTTAGCCCTGCCCTTGGGCAAGCAGGAAAGTGGCTCTTGTCTGTTGGCTTCAGGATCCTCCCGCCGAGACCTTTTAGGGGGTAAAAAGCAGGTAGTCAATAGGTAGCCAATTTTTTGCCAGTAGAGAGGCAGTGAGAAGCTCTTACTGCAACAGGTGGCCGTAGTGGGCAACGtagcctcctccccacccccagccttggtCCCTGTCAGAGTCCACAGTGTAGACCCAAGTCTGTGCAGTGTTCGGAGAATACCAGGTTCCCCTGGAGGCCCAGGGCTTGGCTGGGTCGGTCTCCGCACAGCACTGCGTTCCGGAGGCATCCATGTGCCCGCCAGACTGCCTCCTGGGACAGGGCCCAGCCTCTGGGGTCAGACCAAGCCAGGTTCAAATTCCCGCTTTGGTGGGATAATGGGTATAGCACCTGGACCAGGCTAGAGACTTGGATTTTAGTCAGATCCTACctctttctggctgtgtgactttggacaaatcatgCAACCCCTGTGGGACTCGGTGTCTTCATCTGTAGGACAGGGAGAGTGAAGGCACCTGCTTTAAACTCACGATCTGTGAACCtgagtgctcagtaaacaccCTGTGCCCGTGACTGAGGTGGTGTGGTGAGCTGGTGCGCTGAGGCATCCCCAGCCGCCTGGCCCTGCGCTCCGGACCCTGCTGGGACCACCTCTCCGACTGAGGCCCTACTGGGCTTGCTGGGGGCCAGGCCCTCTTCGATGGCTGTGCTCTGTCCTCATCCTGTTCTCCCTGTCTTGCCCAGGTGATCTCTCTGGCCACCTCCTTGCCTACCTGAGCCTCAGCCCCATATTTGTCATCGTTGGTTTTGTGACCCTCATCATATTCAAGCGGGAGCTGCACACGGTGAGTGAGTCACTCCCACCCCAGGGAGGAGGGGCCTCACCATTCCTTCCCAGGTGCTTTGCCTTCCCTTCCCCGCTTCCACCTTTCCTGAGGTGTGTGGAGCCTCCTGGCTGGTGCCAGGTTGTCCACTGGGCTGGAGGTTCAGCGGGAGGCCGCGGTCTTTGGGCTAGGCGGCGGCCAGCAAGCACACAGAGGCCCTGCTGACCCTATCTTCCCAGCAGATCTCGTTCCTTGGGGGCTTGGCACTGAACGAGGGGGTCAACTGGCTGATCAAACACGTCATCCAGGAGCCACGGCCCTGTGGAGGTAGGGCCCAGGCCATGGGGGTCTGCGGGTCCCCCAGGTTAGGGCATTACTGGGAGGCGTGCATCCTCCCATCATGCCCTGTTCTCTGTCTCCACCAGGTCCCCACACGGCAGTGGGCACCAAGTACGGGATGCCCTCCAGCCATTCCCAGTTTATGTGGTTCTTCTCCGtctattccttcctttttctgtatttaagGTGAGCTTCTGCCCTGGCTGGGGTGGCCCTGAACTGGCCCAGGCTGGCCTCTGCCAGGGACTTGCTGCAAGCCCTTTGGATGCCATTTAGGGCTTGGCCTctactgggggtgggaggagctgcAGCCAAGGCAGAAGGTGCCCAGGGAGCATGTGGATGGGGCCGGGGCTGTGTGGGAGGCCTGGGCCCCAGGCTGTGGGCTGAGGCCAGCTAACaggcttgttttcccagaatGCACCAAACGAACAACGCCAGGTTCCTGGACTTGCTGTGGAGGCATGTACTCTCCCTGGGTCTCCTCACTGTGGCGTTTCTAGTCTCCTATAGCAGGTACAGCGGGAGGGAGAGCCCCTGCCCCACGCCCTGCCCACTGGGGTCTAGCTGGATTCTTGGTCCCTATTGGACCTCGCTGTGGACCCGAGTCCCAGAGCCTGTAGGGCAGGGCTGCGAAGAGGGGCCCAGgcctctcattttattttatttatttatttttatttttttatttttggctgcgttgggtcttcattgctgcacgcgggctttctcaagttgcggcgagcgggggctactcttcgttgcggtgggcgggcttctccttgcggtggcttctcttgctgcggagcacgggccctaggcatgtgggctcagtagttgtggctcatgggctctagagcgcaggctcagtagttgtggtgcacaggcttcgttgctccgcggcatgtgggatcttcccggaccagggctcgaacccgtgtcccctgcattggcaggcagattcttaaccactgcaccaccaggaaagctccAGGCCTCTCATTTTAAAGGGCCAGGGCTCCAGCTGCCCCTTGCAACCCAGTCCTTGCTCTCTCCTCTTGGTTGAGCCCAAGATTCTAGGGTTAGCCATTGTTCCCAGTGTCCTGGAGGAGCCCCTTGCAGACAAACTCCAAGTTCAAGGGCTGGACAGAAGGGAGGCAAATCCTAGCTGAGCCATCCCTTCACTTCTAGAGTCAGAGGAGCAGCTGTTGGGGTCCAACCCCTTGCCTCCTTCTAGAAGTAGCTCTGAGTCCGTGTGGTCATAGGAGTCTGTCCTGTCTGTGTATGTCTCCCGTGTGTGTGCAGAGGTCCAGGGAAGCTGGCACTCAGGCGTGCGGGGAGGCTGTGCAGGATGGTCTCTGGCTGGCTCTCATGAACTTCCCTCTGTCCTTGGCCCAGGGTCTACCTGCTGTACCACACCTGGAGCCAGGTGCTCTATGGGGCCATCGCTGGAGGCCTCATGGCCGTCGCCTGGTTCGTCTTCACCCAGGAGGTCCTCACCCCCCTGTTCCCTAGGATAGCAGCCTGGTAACTGCCTCCTGCCCCTGCTGCTGTCCCCCgctccccccaccttcccaggcACTATGGCCCGTGCCCCCTCTTGCGAAGGGGCCATCAGTGGGAGGACCCAGGCGTCCTGACCCCAGCCTCAGTCTCCCTGGGAGGGCCCTAGTGCCCAGGCCTCTGGTGGACATAGGGCTGCAGGCCCCACTCGCCTGGCTTCCACCTCCCCCAGGGGTTTTCTCAGCCCAGAAGCCAAGGTGCCAGCCTCTGTCCTTGCCTGGCCTCTCAGGGACTTGGAAAGCAGCATGTGTCTTTCTGGGCTGTGTGTACCTTGAGGCAGTGTCCCTGCCTGAGTGTCACACAGGTGACACATCTGGGTCTTGCACAGGCCAGGCAaagtggtggggagagggtgcaTCGCCGGCCCCAGGCACTGGTGGGAGAGTCTGGCTTGGTGACAGACTCGTGTCCTGATACGGTCCTGGATTTCCGGGTGTCTGTCTCTCCAGGCCTATCTCTGAGTTCTTCCTAATCCGAGACACGAGCCTCATTCCCAACGTACTCTGGTTTGAGTACACGGTAACCCGGGCAGAAGCCAGGTGAGTCAAGGGGATAGCAATCACTGGGTCCTGGCTCCGTGGGGCACAGCCCTCGGTCAGTGCCGCCCCCAGTTTTGGAAGGCTCCCCGAGAGCCGGGCACTTGCCCAAGCACTTTTCTTCTACTGCCTCATTGAATCCTCCCCTGGACCCtattttacagacgagaaaactgaggctcagagaggggaggagaggaatcACTTGACCAAGGGTTTGCAGATCACAGGtgtgggagctgggctgggaacCTAGGCTGTTGGGCCCAGGGCCATGCTTTTAACCTCTGTGGCCTGGAACCAGAGAGCTGGGCAGCCAGGATTCTCTGGGGGCCTGTGTGTCAACCCCCCTCGGGACTGTTTAGTCCAGACACTTTCCTGTGGAGGGGTAAACTGAGGTGCGGTGAGTTAGGGGCACCCGTGGTTGCACAGCCAGTCAGGGCAAAGCCGGCTTTGGAGCCTTCTTCTGACTCAGCTCTCCACGCACCCCAAATCCTGGGTGGGGTGCCAGCTGGGGTCGGGAAGGCCTGGCTCCTTCCCAGGTTCAGAGGGGAGCCGAGGCGAGGTTGGGCTCCAGCACAAGCCTGGGAGGTTTCCTGAGGAGCCCTGGGCTCCTGGTGAGAGGAACCGCAGGGCGGGGTCACAGCAGCCGGGAAATGTGTCTAGGGCATCATGGTCCAAATTATCCTAACGAACTTAAGGGTAAAGCCCTGGATCTGTGAGGAAAGGGGATTTGAGGGGTTAGGGCAGGCAATCCCATTATTGGCGGAAGGCCCCAGCTGGCCCAGGCTCTCCACCTGGCTCCCAGAgcggccccgccccccagccccgcccctcccggcTGGCCGCCACCTGCCTCGATGTACCAAAACTTCCAcgtgcacctgctctgtgccaggccgtGGGCTGGGGATAGGCCCAGAGTGAGACAGCAGTGGCCGGCAGGGGGGACACGAGGAATGAGGCACCTACCTGTGCGACAAGTGCCTCGGGCTTGAGAGCTCGTGACAGCAGCGTGACGTGAGGGTGTGTGGTTGGGCTGGCTGGCCGGCTGTGACAGATCTGAGCAGAGAGAAATCGGGACTGTCCAAGTTGGGGTTTGGCAGGGAGAGTGCTCTTAGCATAGGGAACAGCTTGTGCAAAGCTTCTGAGAACAGGAAGCTTGGGGAGTCCACTGAACAGACAGAGGCAGGTGTGGCTGGAGGCCAGGGAACAAGGGGGCTGGCCGTGGCACGAGGCTGGGGCTGCATCACACAGGACCTGTGGGGACAGTTAGGTTTCTGAATTTCAGTGGGGTCTCTCGAGGAACCAGGCCCTCCACGGAACGGGGCTGTCCCTGCTTCCCTCAGGCTCCTGAGCCCGTCGTAGGTGTCGCTACACCCCCAAGTCAGGTACTCAGATCCACTCGATAACTTCTATCAGCAGTGCTCCTACCTTTGCTTATGTACATCCCAAATGGAGAACTCACTACCTTCTTGTCTGTTTTGGTTGATGGTAACAGAACCCCACTTATGCTGGCTTATCTATAAGTGGGAACTGCCCATAATTACTGGAATCCAGCCAGGTCCCTCTTGCCTCTGTTCTCCCATCCtggcccccgcccctgccccggcCTCCTGGCTGCACTTGGACTCCAGAGCTGAGCACCTGTGTTACAGGCCCAGCAGAGACATTGACCCTCTCTAGGCCCCAAGTCCCAGGTCCCAGGGCAGGAGctctgattggcccagcttgAGCCAACCACTGGGGCTACTGGGAGTGGGCACTCACTCATTCTGATGGgattgtggggaggaaggagacagCTGA
Protein-coding regions in this window:
- the DOLPP1 gene encoding dolichyldiphosphatase 1 isoform X1, with product MAADGQCSLPASWRPVTLTHVEYPAGDLSGHLLAYLSLSPIFVIVGFVTLIIFKRELHTQISFLGGLALNEGVNWLIKHVIQEPRPCGGPHTAVGTKYGMPSSHSQFMWFFSVYSFLFLYLRMHQTNNARFLDLLWRHVLSLGLLTVAFLVSYSRVYLLYHTWSQVLYGAIAGGLMAVAWFVFTQEVLTPLFPRIAAWPISEFFLIRDTSLIPNVLWFEYTVTRAEASGVSRGTRPSTERGCPCFPQAPEPVVGVATPPSQEQTAQAGDEIAVTGECGWLQPPDLACTMPCRVDGMTDRGTKQRPLQTQVTERSLFFSYFNFNEQGGPKG
- the DOLPP1 gene encoding dolichyldiphosphatase 1 isoform X2, yielding MAADGQCSLPASWRPVTLTHVEYPAGDLSGHLLAYLSLSPIFVIVGFVTLIIFKRELHTISFLGGLALNEGVNWLIKHVIQEPRPCGGPHTAVGTKYGMPSSHSQFMWFFSVYSFLFLYLRMHQTNNARFLDLLWRHVLSLGLLTVAFLVSYSRVYLLYHTWSQVLYGAIAGGLMAVAWFVFTQEVLTPLFPRIAAWPISEFFLIRDTSLIPNVLWFEYTVTRAEASGVSRGTRPSTERGCPCFPQAPEPVVGVATPPSQEQTAQAGDEIAVTGECGWLQPPDLACTMPCRVDGMTDRGTKQRPLQTQVTERSLFFSYFNFNEQGGPKG
- the DOLPP1 gene encoding dolichyldiphosphatase 1 isoform X3, with amino-acid sequence MAADGQCSLPASWRPVTLTHVEYPAGDLSGHLLAYLSLSPIFVIVGFVTLIIFKRELHTQISFLGGLALNEGVNWLIKHVIQEPRPCGGPHTAVGTKYGMPSSHSQFMWFFSVYSFLFLYLRMHQTNNARFLDLLWRHVLSLGLLTVAFLVSYSRVYLLYHTWSQVLYGAIAGGLMAVAWFVFTQEVLTPLFPRIAAWPISEFFLIRDTSLIPNVLWFEYTVTRAEARNRQRKLGTKLQ
- the DOLPP1 gene encoding dolichyldiphosphatase 1 isoform X4, which codes for MAADGQCSLPASWRPVTLTHVEYPAGDLSGHLLAYLSLSPIFVIVGFVTLIIFKRELHTISFLGGLALNEGVNWLIKHVIQEPRPCGGPHTAVGTKYGMPSSHSQFMWFFSVYSFLFLYLRMHQTNNARFLDLLWRHVLSLGLLTVAFLVSYSRVYLLYHTWSQVLYGAIAGGLMAVAWFVFTQEVLTPLFPRIAAWPISEFFLIRDTSLIPNVLWFEYTVTRAEARNRQRKLGTKLQ